A stretch of the Filimonas lacunae genome encodes the following:
- the rnr gene encoding ribonuclease R, with the protein MSGKKNKSKNKKNKSAAIEPHYSQGTLDITRSGIGYVVIADGSGDVLVRPGDFNNALHGDTVKVKVVKENLNSGRKEGRITEVLHRKQQEFIGTLQIGATFAFFVADSEKQMPDFYVPLDKVNGAKDRDKVLVRMIRWEKDDKKPVGAVISVINAEDENDMAMKELLAEAGFPLSFPADVLTETSHLDETISPAEIAKRRDFRETLTFTIDPVDAKDFDDAISIKLLKKGLYEIGVHIADVSHFVKPGTALDDEAYKRATSVYLPDRVNPMLPEKISNELCSLRPKEEKLSFAAVFEVTEKGEVKKHWIGKTVIYSDHRFTYEDVQEMIEGKDGIYKEELLLLNKIAQKFRKERFSKGAINFSSQEVRFKLDEKGKPIGIVIKESKEAHQLIEEFMLLANRTVAEAVSKIKVNKEKLPFPYRIHDQPDEQKLTPFIAFARKFGHKFDISSPDRIASSFNQMLAEAKGKPEQHVLEQLGIRTMAKAVYTTDNIGHYGLGFEYYCHFTSPIRRYPDVLVHRVLEQVLANHPQVDAKMEEKCKHSSDRERAAMDCERAGNKYKQVEYMKGYLGEEFEGVVSGVASFGFWVETVAHKCEGLVSLASLSDYDDFRLSETDYALYGHRSGRSFRMGDKVTIRVIAANMDKRQLDYEWVKDTGATVDATFSERAQNAPRPGKSKDNKKFKHKNKDKGKKKEWLEAAPVAAVKPVSKNETAAAETKEPIPAIKPIVAKEKTTPVTVAKPAKAKAAVPAETKKKETKDKDKKAVADKTVKAVAPASSPAKEGKKAAVPAKKKAAKKSQPKNKKQKPGTHLSDMADPTLEL; encoded by the coding sequence ATGAGCGGTAAAAAGAATAAATCGAAGAATAAGAAAAATAAATCAGCAGCTATTGAACCACATTATTCCCAGGGAACCCTGGACATTACCCGGTCGGGTATAGGTTATGTGGTTATTGCAGACGGAAGTGGCGATGTACTGGTAAGACCAGGCGACTTTAATAACGCCCTGCATGGAGATACTGTTAAAGTAAAAGTAGTTAAGGAAAACCTGAACAGCGGCCGAAAGGAAGGTCGTATTACAGAAGTATTACACCGCAAGCAACAGGAGTTTATAGGCACCTTGCAAATAGGAGCTACTTTTGCTTTTTTTGTAGCAGACAGCGAAAAGCAAATGCCCGACTTTTATGTGCCGCTGGATAAAGTGAACGGCGCTAAAGACCGTGATAAGGTGCTGGTGCGCATGATAAGATGGGAGAAGGATGATAAAAAACCAGTAGGCGCCGTCATCAGCGTGATTAACGCAGAAGATGAAAATGATATGGCGATGAAGGAGCTTCTGGCAGAAGCCGGTTTCCCTTTATCCTTCCCGGCCGATGTGCTTACCGAAACTTCCCACCTGGATGAAACCATCAGCCCGGCTGAAATAGCCAAAAGACGCGATTTTCGCGAAACACTCACCTTTACCATTGACCCTGTTGATGCCAAAGATTTTGACGATGCCATCAGCATTAAACTCCTGAAAAAGGGATTATACGAAATAGGGGTGCATATTGCTGACGTAAGCCATTTTGTAAAGCCTGGTACAGCATTAGACGATGAAGCGTATAAAAGGGCAACATCCGTATATCTGCCAGACAGGGTGAACCCGATGTTACCGGAGAAAATATCCAACGAGCTTTGTTCCTTACGTCCCAAAGAAGAGAAACTAAGTTTTGCAGCTGTGTTTGAAGTGACCGAAAAAGGGGAAGTAAAAAAACACTGGATTGGCAAAACCGTTATATACTCCGATCACCGTTTTACCTACGAAGATGTACAGGAGATGATTGAAGGTAAAGATGGTATTTACAAAGAGGAACTATTGCTGTTAAATAAGATTGCACAAAAATTTCGTAAAGAACGTTTTTCCAAAGGCGCCATCAATTTTTCATCCCAGGAAGTACGTTTTAAACTGGACGAAAAAGGTAAGCCTATTGGCATAGTAATAAAAGAAAGCAAGGAAGCCCACCAGTTGATTGAAGAGTTTATGCTGCTGGCTAACCGTACAGTGGCAGAAGCTGTATCAAAAATTAAGGTCAATAAAGAAAAACTGCCTTTCCCTTACCGTATACATGACCAGCCAGATGAACAAAAGTTAACACCTTTTATTGCCTTTGCACGCAAGTTTGGGCACAAGTTCGACATCAGCTCACCTGATAGAATTGCATCCAGTTTTAACCAGATGCTGGCCGAAGCCAAAGGCAAACCAGAGCAACATGTGCTGGAACAATTGGGTATACGTACTATGGCCAAAGCCGTTTATACCACAGATAATATAGGCCACTATGGTCTTGGTTTTGAATATTACTGTCACTTTACTTCTCCTATACGCCGTTATCCCGATGTGCTGGTGCACCGTGTGCTGGAACAGGTACTGGCCAACCATCCACAGGTGGATGCGAAAATGGAAGAGAAATGCAAACACAGCAGCGACCGGGAACGGGCAGCTATGGATTGCGAACGCGCCGGCAACAAATACAAACAGGTAGAATATATGAAAGGCTACCTGGGTGAAGAGTTTGAAGGTGTGGTAAGTGGTGTGGCCAGCTTTGGCTTTTGGGTAGAAACTGTAGCCCATAAGTGTGAAGGCCTGGTAAGCCTGGCCAGCCTGAGCGATTACGATGATTTCAGGTTAAGCGAAACCGATTATGCTTTATATGGACATAGAAGTGGCCGTAGCTTCCGTATGGGAGATAAGGTTACTATTCGTGTAATAGCCGCCAACATGGATAAACGCCAGCTGGATTACGAATGGGTAAAAGATACGGGCGCAACAGTAGATGCCACCTTTAGTGAAAGAGCGCAAAATGCACCCCGACCAGGTAAATCAAAAGATAACAAGAAGTTTAAACACAAAAATAAAGACAAAGGGAAAAAGAAAGAGTGGTTAGAAGCTGCTCCTGTAGCAGCAGTGAAGCCTGTTAGTAAGAATGAAACGGCAGCTGCTGAAACTAAAGAACCTATCCCCGCTATTAAACCTATAGTTGCTAAAGAAAAAACAACTCCCGTTACAGTAGCTAAGCCGGCCAAAGCGAAAGCGGCTGTTCCGGCAGAGACAAAGAAAAAAGAAACAAAGGACAAGGATAAAAAAGCTGTTGCTGATAAAACAGTTAAAGCTGTTGCACCAGCTTCCAGCCCAGCCAAAGAGGGTAAGAAGGCGGCAGTTCCTGCTAAAAAGAAAGCGGCCAAAAAAAGCCAGCCTAAAAACAAAAAGCAGAAACCGGGAACCCATCTTTCTGATATGGCAGATCCTACACTGGAACTTTAG
- a CDS encoding NUDIX hydrolase, translated as MKKIIAAGGLVLNENAELLMIYRRGTWDLPKGKLDEGETIAACAVREVQEETGLKQVILGEGLGITIHTYTAYGEEILKETHWYKMEAPGSQVLVPQTEEDIEKIEWVNKTDLNSRLQNTYPNIADIVTRSGLIAAQ; from the coding sequence ATGAAAAAAATAATTGCAGCTGGCGGATTGGTTTTGAATGAGAACGCGGAATTGCTGATGATTTACAGAAGAGGAACATGGGATTTACCAAAAGGCAAACTGGATGAAGGGGAAACCATTGCTGCTTGTGCTGTAAGAGAAGTTCAGGAAGAAACAGGTTTGAAACAGGTGATATTAGGTGAAGGACTGGGGATTACCATCCACACTTATACGGCATATGGTGAAGAAATACTCAAAGAAACCCATTGGTATAAAATGGAAGCACCGGGTTCACAAGTGCTTGTTCCTCAAACGGAAGAAGATATTGAAAAGATAGAATGGGTAAATAAAACCGATTTAAACAGCCGTTTACAAAATACTTATCCTAATATTGCAGATATCGTAACCCGCAGCGGTCTGATCGCTGCCCAATAG
- a CDS encoding Smr/MutS family protein: protein MKYQVGDDIIVLHSNEEGKVIEIMNDKMVLIEVRGVKFPAYMDQIDFPYFHRFTKGKLAPEKPKPAKQFVDQVPKEKPTPNQIKVQDGVWISFVPKFSYDEFDDEVVDYLKVYLVNKTNIPFAFIYKQMILGNPGFELKSEILSFQDFYLHDVPFGDLSDNPAFHFEFSLLTPDKKKAEYYETDVKLKGKQVFQRIEEMKTKNEPTFSYQLFKNYPDRVEEEKFELSPLLAKGYKVYEANKIRQNLPPARSVVDLHIEKLTNEWQKMSNLEIISLQLKEFEKWFELALAHHQPTLVVIHGVGSGRLRDEIHDLLKVRSSVKTFINQYDPRFGYGGTEIFFQY, encoded by the coding sequence ATGAAATACCAGGTTGGCGACGATATTATAGTGCTGCACAGCAATGAAGAAGGAAAGGTGATTGAAATAATGAATGATAAAATGGTGCTGATTGAGGTTCGTGGAGTGAAGTTTCCCGCCTATATGGATCAGATTGACTTTCCGTATTTCCACCGCTTTACCAAAGGCAAACTGGCTCCCGAAAAACCTAAACCGGCAAAACAGTTTGTTGACCAGGTGCCAAAAGAAAAACCCACTCCTAACCAGATTAAAGTACAGGACGGGGTATGGATTTCTTTTGTACCTAAATTTTCTTACGATGAGTTTGACGACGAAGTAGTAGACTACTTAAAAGTATACCTCGTTAACAAAACAAACATTCCCTTTGCTTTTATATACAAGCAAATGATTTTGGGCAATCCCGGTTTTGAGCTGAAAAGTGAAATACTGAGCTTTCAGGACTTTTACCTGCATGATGTACCATTTGGCGATTTAAGTGATAATCCTGCTTTTCATTTTGAGTTTTCTCTACTTACGCCGGACAAGAAGAAAGCAGAATACTATGAAACAGATGTGAAGCTGAAAGGCAAACAAGTGTTTCAGCGTATTGAAGAAATGAAGACTAAAAACGAACCTACTTTTTCTTACCAGCTGTTTAAGAATTATCCGGACAGGGTAGAAGAAGAGAAGTTTGAATTAAGTCCCTTATTAGCTAAAGGCTATAAAGTATACGAGGCTAACAAAATCAGACAAAACCTTCCGCCTGCCCGCAGCGTGGTAGACTTGCACATTGAAAAGCTTACCAACGAATGGCAGAAGATGAGTAACCTCGAAATCATCTCCCTGCAGCTAAAGGAATTTGAGAAGTGGTTTGAACTGGCTCTGGCACATCATCAACCTACATTGGTTGTGATACATGGTGTAGGCAGTGGCCGTTTAAGGGATGAAATACATGACCTGCTGAAAGTGCGCAGTTCAGTAAAAACCTTCATTAACCAATATGATCCGCGGTTTGGATATGGGGGTACGGAGATATTTTTTCAGTATTAA
- a CDS encoding heavy-metal-associated domain-containing protein: protein MKKIVTLLAAGILVMAAASAQEKKAEWITLKVPQLKCWECKDRLEKYLAREKGPNDDAGILRWQIVMSAGTIRIQYAPSRITPDYIKTAINNAGFDADETKATEDSYKTLPPVCKRAEEGGGPQKGKPCSVPPVQ, encoded by the coding sequence ATGAAAAAAATTGTTACCCTTTTAGCAGCAGGCATACTGGTAATGGCCGCTGCAAGTGCCCAGGAAAAAAAAGCAGAGTGGATTACTTTGAAAGTGCCACAACTGAAATGCTGGGAATGTAAAGACAGGCTGGAAAAATACCTGGCCCGCGAAAAAGGCCCTAATGATGATGCCGGTATTTTAAGATGGCAGATTGTAATGAGTGCCGGAACTATCCGAATTCAATATGCACCTTCCCGCATTACACCTGACTATATCAAAACCGCTATTAACAATGCTGGCTTTGATGCTGATGAAACAAAAGCAACAGAAGATTCTTACAAAACCCTTCCTCCTGTGTGCAAACGTGCAGAAGAAGGCGGTGGCCCTCAAAAAGGCAAGCCCTGTTCTGTACCTCCGGTACAATAA
- the pyrE gene encoding orotate phosphoribosyltransferase, with the protein MTSNEKAVAEKLLQSGAVKLNPTEPYTWASGWKSPIYCDNRRVLSFPFIRDFVKSELCNVVFEKYPDAEVVAGVATAGIPWGAMIADQLKLPYIYVRPKPKEHGLGNQIEGYYETGQKVIVIEDLISTGKSSLQVVDVLKGAGLAIEGMVSIFNYGFSAAVENFEKAAVSLHSLTNYGALIELALEKAIVPAEMENLLLEWRNNPSAWGK; encoded by the coding sequence ATGACATCCAACGAAAAAGCAGTTGCAGAAAAGCTATTACAGTCCGGCGCGGTAAAATTGAATCCCACAGAGCCCTACACCTGGGCCAGTGGATGGAAGAGTCCTATCTATTGCGATAACAGAAGGGTGTTATCTTTTCCGTTTATACGTGACTTTGTAAAAAGCGAGTTGTGTAACGTGGTATTTGAAAAATACCCTGATGCAGAGGTAGTAGCCGGGGTGGCAACCGCCGGTATCCCTTGGGGCGCTATGATTGCCGATCAACTGAAGTTACCTTATATATATGTACGCCCCAAGCCCAAAGAACATGGCTTAGGCAACCAGATAGAAGGATATTACGAAACTGGCCAGAAAGTGATAGTGATTGAAGACCTGATTTCTACCGGTAAAAGCAGTCTGCAGGTGGTAGATGTGTTAAAGGGGGCTGGTCTGGCTATTGAAGGGATGGTATCTATTTTCAACTATGGTTTCAGTGCAGCCGTAGAAAATTTTGAAAAAGCTGCTGTTTCTTTACATTCCCTCACCAATTACGGAGCTTTAATTGAACTGGCACTGGAAAAAGCAATAGTGCCTGCTGAGATGGAAAACCTGTTACTGGAATGGCGCAACAACCCGTCAGCCTGGGGTAAATAA
- a CDS encoding polyprenyl synthetase family protein, producing the protein MHSFKELVTQFTEKFKESHFPAQPANLYEPGTYFLEIGGKRIRPVMCLMGNELFDTIQPDAWHVATAIELFHNFTLMHDDIMDKAPLRRGVPTVHTKYNENTALLTGDVMLIVAYDYLAKINPQILPRILTLFNRTGREVCEGQQWDMDFETSQTVKLDNYLHMIELKTSVLLAASLKMGAIIGGASEGNCLHLYEFGRNLGIAFQIQDDYLDAFGDPEKFGKEQGGDIRQNKKTFLLLHALEVANPQQKSRLLQLMEENPADKVEQVLAIFRECNVDTWARELKQSYLDKAYQQLEAVAVTATRKAPLLELAEFLVAREH; encoded by the coding sequence ATGCATTCATTTAAAGAACTGGTGACTCAATTTACTGAAAAGTTTAAAGAGTCACATTTTCCAGCTCAGCCTGCTAACTTGTATGAACCCGGAACTTATTTTTTAGAAATAGGAGGTAAGCGTATCAGGCCGGTAATGTGCCTGATGGGTAATGAGCTGTTCGATACCATACAGCCGGATGCCTGGCATGTGGCAACCGCTATAGAACTGTTTCACAATTTCACATTGATGCACGATGATATTATGGATAAGGCCCCTTTACGCAGAGGGGTACCTACCGTGCATACAAAATATAATGAAAACACGGCGCTGTTAACCGGTGATGTAATGCTGATTGTTGCATACGATTACCTGGCTAAAATTAACCCGCAGATTCTGCCACGTATACTCACCCTGTTCAATCGCACCGGCCGGGAAGTATGTGAAGGACAGCAATGGGACATGGATTTTGAAACCTCACAAACCGTAAAGCTGGATAATTACCTGCACATGATTGAGCTGAAAACCTCTGTGTTGCTGGCTGCCAGTTTAAAAATGGGGGCAATTATAGGTGGGGCCAGTGAAGGTAATTGTCTGCACTTATATGAATTTGGCCGGAACCTCGGTATTGCCTTTCAGATACAGGACGACTACCTGGATGCTTTTGGCGACCCTGAAAAGTTTGGTAAAGAGCAAGGCGGTGATATCAGGCAAAATAAAAAAACATTTTTACTGTTGCATGCACTGGAAGTAGCAAATCCACAACAGAAAAGCAGGTTATTGCAGTTGATGGAAGAAAACCCTGCCGATAAAGTAGAACAGGTGCTGGCTATTTTCAGAGAATGTAATGTAGATACCTGGGCTCGTGAATTAAAACAGTCTTATCTTGATAAAGCTTACCAGCAACTGGAAGCAGTGGCGGTAACAGCTACCAGGAAAGCTCCTTTACTGGAATTAGCTGAATTTCTGGTTGCCCGGGAGCACTAA
- a CDS encoding bifunctional alpha,alpha-trehalose-phosphate synthase (UDP-forming)/trehalose-phosphatase, producing MSKTIIVSNRLPVKIDATEQGIQFKPSEGGLATGLSSVYKNGNNVWVGWPGTEVADEQVKQVTSQLKELRLSPVFLTKDDINLYYEGFSNEILWPIFHYMSTYARYDDAYWNSYQQVNEKFKQAVLQVAEPGDTIWIHDYQLLLLPGLIRAALPDITIGFFQHIPFPSYELFRLIPWRSELLNGILGADLVGFHTYDDARHFLSSATRILQLKSSSNVISTHSRSVVVESFPMGIDSDKFEEIVHEQAVRDNITHLEESFGNTRLILSIDRLDYSKGILQRLQAFDIFLQNHQEYKEKVSLYMIVVPSRDTVGQYKELRDDIDKLVGNINARFRTNVWTPVNYFYRSFPLEMLSALYCFSDICLVTPMRDGMNLVCKEYVASRTNNDGVLILSEMAGASKELIDALIVNPNNVRQMSDAIVEALNMSADEQVKRMTQMRLLISKYNVHHWVKIFMERLEETKRMQQSLQARHIGNKTLNYIKRKYARAHKRLLLLDYDGTLTDFNTNINLAKPDKELYSLLDELCKDDRNRVVIISGRNYTTLEEWFGHMKLDLVGEHGVWHKLYGSPWQETKGLTNLWKQSILPILNTYTERTPGAFIEEKSYSLVWHYRKAEKELGDMRATEMMNNLRYMVADLGLHLMPGNKVVEIKNSEINKGKAAQYYLHYDNYDFIAAIGDDNTDEDMFKVMKEDAISIKVNSNISAARFYLEGVQEVRDFLKVLPGKLLITKMLDKVLNLQWLPYPGKK from the coding sequence ATGAGTAAAACCATCATCGTATCAAACCGGTTACCAGTAAAAATTGACGCTACAGAACAAGGCATACAGTTTAAACCAAGTGAAGGCGGCCTGGCAACAGGCTTAAGTTCAGTATATAAAAATGGTAATAATGTTTGGGTGGGATGGCCTGGCACTGAAGTGGCCGACGAACAGGTAAAACAGGTTACCAGCCAGCTGAAAGAGCTACGATTGAGCCCGGTTTTTTTAACTAAGGATGATATTAATCTTTATTACGAAGGTTTTTCTAATGAAATACTCTGGCCCATTTTTCATTACATGTCAACCTATGCGCGGTATGATGATGCCTATTGGAACAGTTACCAGCAGGTAAATGAGAAATTTAAACAGGCAGTTTTACAGGTGGCCGAACCAGGTGATACAATCTGGATACACGATTATCAACTGTTATTACTGCCTGGTTTAATCAGGGCTGCATTACCCGATATTACAATAGGTTTTTTCCAGCATATCCCCTTTCCATCATACGAGTTGTTCCGGTTAATACCCTGGCGCTCCGAATTGTTGAATGGCATTTTGGGAGCCGATCTGGTAGGCTTTCATACTTATGATGATGCACGACATTTTTTGTCCTCTGCTACCCGTATCCTGCAACTGAAATCCTCCTCCAATGTTATTTCTACACATAGCCGTAGCGTGGTAGTGGAAAGCTTCCCTATGGGTATTGACAGTGATAAATTTGAGGAGATAGTTCACGAACAGGCAGTACGTGATAATATCACTCATCTGGAAGAATCGTTTGGCAATACCCGGCTGATATTATCTATTGACAGGCTGGATTATAGTAAAGGTATTTTACAGCGCCTGCAGGCTTTTGACATCTTCCTGCAAAATCACCAGGAGTATAAAGAAAAAGTTTCCCTCTACATGATTGTGGTGCCTTCACGCGATACAGTGGGGCAGTATAAGGAACTGCGGGATGACATTGATAAACTGGTGGGCAACATCAATGCCCGTTTCCGTACCAATGTATGGACGCCTGTTAATTATTTTTATCGCTCGTTCCCGTTGGAAATGCTGTCAGCTTTGTATTGTTTTTCTGATATATGTCTGGTTACACCTATGCGGGATGGTATGAACCTGGTATGTAAAGAGTATGTAGCCAGCCGCACGAATAACGATGGAGTACTTATTTTGAGTGAAATGGCCGGTGCTTCCAAAGAGCTGATTGATGCACTTATTGTAAATCCTAACAATGTGCGCCAAATGAGTGATGCTATTGTAGAAGCATTAAACATGAGCGCAGATGAGCAGGTGAAACGAATGACACAAATGCGGTTGCTGATTAGTAAATATAATGTACATCACTGGGTAAAGATTTTTATGGAAAGATTAGAGGAGACGAAACGGATGCAGCAAAGTTTACAGGCACGCCACATCGGAAATAAAACATTGAACTATATTAAACGTAAGTATGCCCGCGCCCATAAACGACTGTTGTTACTGGATTACGATGGCACACTTACCGATTTCAACACTAATATTAACCTGGCCAAGCCGGATAAGGAATTATACAGCCTGCTGGATGAACTGTGTAAAGACGATCGGAACCGGGTGGTGATTATCAGCGGCAGAAACTACACCACATTGGAAGAATGGTTTGGACATATGAAGTTAGATCTGGTAGGTGAACATGGTGTATGGCACAAGCTATATGGCAGTCCCTGGCAGGAAACCAAAGGTTTAACCAATCTTTGGAAACAAAGTATACTTCCTATTTTAAATACTTATACGGAGCGTACTCCGGGCGCTTTTATCGAAGAAAAATCGTATTCCCTGGTATGGCATTATCGTAAGGCAGAAAAAGAACTGGGCGATATGCGTGCTACAGAAATGATGAACAATCTTCGTTACATGGTAGCCGATTTAGGTTTGCATCTGATGCCGGGCAATAAAGTAGTGGAAATTAAAAACAGCGAAATTAACAAGGGTAAAGCAGCTCAATATTATCTGCACTACGATAATTATGATTTTATTGCTGCTATTGGCGATGACAATACAGATGAAGACATGTTTAAGGTAATGAAAGAAGACGCTATCAGTATTAAAGTAAACAGTAATATCAGTGCTGCAAGGTTTTACCTGGAAGGTGTGCAGGAAGTAAGAGACTTTTTGAAAGTTTTACCAGGCAAGTTGTTGATTACCAAAATGCTGGATAAGGTATTAAACCTGCAGTGGTTACCCTATCCAGGAAAAAAATAA
- a CDS encoding amino acid permease encodes MRNSLFRKKSIDGILKDAAEGLNDGHGGGGLKKILGVRDLTYMGIAAVVGAGIFSTIGGAAYHGGPGISLLFVITAITCGFSALCYAEFASRVPIAGSAYTYSYVTFGELIAWIIGWALILEYAIGNIVVAISWSGYFNNLLVHIFHIHLPDWMLIDGTTAFNAFTEASAAIAKGGITDAATLKSYQFAIQAWNNAPVMGSTHIFFNLPAFIIVALITWLAYIGIKESKQTTNYMVIFKIAVIIFVIIAGAFFVDVNNWSPFMPNKFEGVLQGVSAVFYAYIGFDAISTTAEECRNPQRDMPRAMIYSLLICTGLYILIALVLTGIENYSSFKGVNDPLAFVFAKRAPWIEKIISVSAVIATTSVLLVFQLGQPRIWMSMSRDGLLPKRFQKVHPRFQTPSFATIVTGILVAVPSLFLQSGLVTDLTSIGTLFAFVLVSGGVLLLPPKTKEPGKFHLPYINGQIVIPVLVGLFIYGFKERTQWAFSHIGDAFAGVKDASGNIALDHQEVLFLLFLIIAVIMAVLTAVRKFSLIPILGVLSCLYLMIEIPSQSWYMFLIWMVLGLLIYFLYGHRNSKLHKTTVNI; translated from the coding sequence ATGAGAAACTCGCTGTTTCGTAAAAAAAGTATCGATGGTATATTAAAGGATGCTGCTGAAGGCCTGAATGATGGGCATGGAGGTGGTGGCCTGAAAAAAATACTGGGTGTGCGCGATCTTACCTACATGGGCATAGCTGCCGTAGTAGGGGCCGGCATTTTCAGTACAATAGGAGGTGCCGCTTATCATGGTGGTCCTGGTATTTCATTACTATTTGTTATTACGGCTATCACTTGCGGCTTTTCAGCTTTGTGTTATGCCGAATTTGCCAGTCGTGTACCCATTGCCGGCAGTGCCTATACTTATTCTTACGTAACATTTGGTGAATTGATAGCCTGGATTATTGGCTGGGCGCTGATATTGGAATATGCCATTGGTAATATTGTAGTAGCCATCTCCTGGAGTGGCTATTTTAATAACCTGCTGGTGCATATATTTCATATTCACCTTCCCGACTGGATGCTAATAGATGGCACCACTGCATTTAACGCCTTTACAGAAGCCAGCGCGGCTATTGCCAAAGGTGGCATCACAGATGCCGCAACTTTAAAAAGCTACCAGTTTGCCATTCAGGCCTGGAACAATGCGCCGGTTATGGGAAGCACACACATTTTCTTTAACCTGCCCGCTTTTATTATTGTGGCCCTGATTACCTGGCTGGCTTATATAGGTATTAAAGAAAGTAAGCAAACCACTAACTACATGGTTATTTTCAAGATAGCCGTAATCATATTTGTAATTATAGCAGGGGCTTTCTTTGTAGACGTTAATAACTGGTCGCCTTTTATGCCCAATAAGTTTGAGGGCGTATTACAAGGTGTTTCAGCGGTATTCTATGCCTACATTGGTTTTGACGCTATTTCTACCACAGCCGAAGAGTGCCGTAACCCACAACGGGATATGCCACGTGCCATGATATACTCCTTATTAATTTGCACAGGGTTATATATTTTAATAGCATTGGTGCTTACAGGTATTGAAAATTACAGTTCTTTTAAAGGGGTGAACGATCCGCTGGCTTTTGTATTTGCCAAGCGCGCCCCCTGGATAGAAAAAATTATATCCGTGAGCGCTGTTATAGCTACCACCTCGGTATTGCTGGTGTTTCAGTTAGGACAGCCCCGTATATGGATGAGCATGAGCCGTGACGGTTTATTACCCAAGCGTTTTCAGAAAGTGCATCCACGGTTTCAAACACCGTCATTTGCCACCATAGTTACCGGTATACTTGTAGCCGTGCCATCTCTGTTTTTACAAAGCGGCCTGGTAACCGATCTTACCAGCATAGGCACTTTGTTTGCTTTCGTGCTGGTTTCAGGCGGCGTGCTGTTGCTACCACCAAAAACCAAAGAGCCGGGTAAGTTTCACCTGCCTTATATCAACGGTCAGATTGTTATTCCGGTGCTGGTAGGTTTATTCATCTATGGTTTTAAAGAAAGAACCCAGTGGGCTTTTTCACACATTGGTGACGCTTTTGCAGGTGTAAAAGATGCCAGTGGTAACATCGCATTAGACCACCAGGAAGTATTATTCCTGCTGTTTTTGATCATTGCGGTTATTATGGCGGTACTTACCGCGGTGCGTAAATTTTCATTAATACCTATTCTGGGCGTATTATCATGCCTGTACCTGATGATTGAAATACCCAGCCAAAGCTGGTACATGTTTCTGATCTGGATGGTATTGGGTCTGTTAATTTACTTCCTGTATGGACACAGAAACAGTAAACTCCACAAAACAACAGTAAACATATAA